The proteins below are encoded in one region of Phoenix dactylifera cultivar Barhee BC4 unplaced genomic scaffold, palm_55x_up_171113_PBpolish2nd_filt_p 001145F, whole genome shotgun sequence:
- the LOC103717419 gene encoding uncharacterized protein LOC103717419 isoform X2, producing MEQLQWIAGFFRRMVRRREWRRGLAEKGTIWSSLFSGILGAGLAGVFFAAGITFAILSLHSKSSSGGKMQMEPLTKEQEVLVTSDDTNAVADQAGDESNLLLPDKESKINYCNSDYETGAKENHFPRMEFNEDADEGRFDYIHQMGTSPMRDLKSSGDGVDAVHLASSEDVLEITPDVNSIPVPAGSNTSPAELSAYDIDFSYDTSDMKDSQSTTHSGTLDSVIGHDADKSTVTTVDLSSSNTHLVNHVSVHQDGNLCPAEMVDSEVPLDFTSEFESKLPSEKSTSNLILPESVDLVDSQVRVKGVTENADSVSQDQDIEQNGLLQHPAAASISHPLVHDINETTILETVIRPDFDQSEELMLSHDSISSPEGHKSNEITTSLAHSISVSSDPNENEPDLNSHNQIEKGSLSESLLPEKSWSHAGIPAPSLIPAALQVPPGKVLVPAVVDQVQGQALAALQVLKVIEVDVQPGELCTRREYARWLVSASSALSRNTLSKVYPAMYIENVSELAFDDITPEDPDFPYIQGLAEAGLISSKLSRSDLNGSVSGKQDSVIFSPDSPLSRQDLVSWKMALEKKQLPEVDRKHLYQCSGYIDIDKINPDAWPALAADLSAGEQSIITLAFGYIRLFQPDKPVTKAQAAIALATGDAAEVVSEELARIEAESLAESAVNAHTALVAQVEQDLHASFEKELAKEREKIEAVEKLAEEARLELERLRSERVEENNALIRGRTVVESEMEVLSRLRHEVEEQLQSLMSNKLEISFERDRITKLRMEAESENQVIVQLQYELEVERKALSMARAWAEEEARKAREQARALEEARERWERHGIKVVVDEDLQDDASAGITWLTAGKQPPSDETITRAESLVEKLKAAAAEIKVRSTAVIEKIIQKIVFLISALKHRASEASKHASELQNNAISKVRNSIDELQENASTFSSTVGDSARRVVEDCRKGVEKINASEFSSTIGDRARKVVEDCKGSVEKITQKFKT from the exons ATGGAACAGCTCCAGTGGATCGCTGGATTCTTTCGCCGGATGGTCAGACGCCGAGAGTGGCGGCGAGGACTCGCAGAAAAAGGGACGATTTGGAG TAGTTTATTTTCAGGGATTCTAGGAGCAGGACTGGCTGGAGTTTTCTTTGCTGCTGGCATTACATTTGCAATATTATCTCTTCACAGTAAGAGTTCTTCTG GTGGCAAAATGCAGATGGAGCCATTAACAAAAGAACAAGAAGTACTAGTAACTTCTGATGATACGAATGCAGTAGCTGATCAGGCTGGAGATGAATCTAATTTGCTGTTACCAGACAAAGAGAGTAAGATAAATTACTGCAATTCAGACTATGAGACAGGAGCAAAGGAGAACCATTTTCCTCGTATGGAATTTAATGAGGATGCCGATGAGGGCAGATTTGATTATATACACCAAATGGGGACTTCACCAATGCGAGATTTAAAATCATCTGGTGACGGTGTTGATGCTGTTCACCTAGCTTCAAGTGAAGATGTTCTGGAAATCACCCCAGATGTTAATAGCATTCCTGTACCTGCTGGTTCTAATACCAGCCCAGCTGAATTGTCTGCTTATGATATTGACTTTTCATATGATACATCTGATATGAAAGATTCACAGAGCACCACACATTCTGGCACTCTGGACTCGGTTATTGGACATGATGCAGACAAAAGCACTGTCACTACTGTTGACTTATCTTCTTCTAATACTCATTTGGTTAATCATGTAAGTGTTCATCAGGATGGAAATTTATGTCCAGCGGAAATGGTAGATTCTGAAGTTCCATTGGATTTCACAAGTGAGTTTGAAAGCAAACTTCCCAGTGAAAAATCAACATCCAATCTCATCTTACCAGAGTCAGTTGATCTTGTAGATTCCCAAGTTAGAGTTAAGGGTGTTACGGAGAATGCGGACTCTGTGTCACAGGATCAAGATATTGAGCAGAATGGTTTGCTGCAGCATCCTGCTGCTGCTAGCATTTCACATCCACTAGTACATGACATAAATGAAACTACTATATTGGAAACAGTCATTAGACCAGATTTTGATCAGAGTGAAGAACTGATGCTTTCACATGATTCTATCAGTTCTCCAGAAGGGCATAAATCAAATGAAATCACAACATCTTTAGCACATTCTATATCAGTATCTTCAGATCCTAATGAAAATGAACCTGATTTGAACAGTCATAATCAAATTGAAAAGGGCTCACTGTCTGAGTCACTATTGCCTGAGAAATCTTGGTCCCATGCTGGTATACCTGCTCCATCTCTTATCCCTGCAGCTCTACAGGTGCCTCCTGGAAAAGTTTTAGTTCCTGCAGTAGTTGACCAGGTTCAGGGGCAGGCACTGGCAGCACTGCAAGTTCTTAAG GTTATTGAGGTTGATGTTCAACCAGGTGAGTTGTGTACTCGTCGTGAGTATGCTCGTTGGTTGGTATCTGCAAGCAGTGCTCTTTCAAG GAACACACTTTCAAAAGTTTATCCTGCAATGTACATAGAGAACGTGTCTGAACTTGCATTTGATGATATCACTCCTGAAGATCCTGATTTCCCATATATTCAAG GCTTGGCAGAAGCTGGACTTATCTCTAGCAAGCTTTCAAGATCTGATTTGAATGGCTCTGTCAGTGGAAAGCAGGATTCTGTTATCTTCTCTCCTGACAG CCCTCTATCACGCCAAGATCTTGTGAGTTGGAAGATGGCTTTAGAAAAGAAGCAACTTCCAGAAGTTGACAGAAAG CATCTTTACCAGTGCTCTGGCTACATAGACATTGATAAAATAAACCCAGATGCTTGGCCTGCGTTGGCAGCTGACTTGTCTGCTGGAGAACAGAGCATTATTACCCTTGCCTTTG GTTATATTAGACTTTTTCAACCTGATAAACCTGTCACAAAAGCACAAGCTGCTATTGCGCTTGCAACTGGTGATGCTGCTGAGGTTGTCAGCGAAGAACTCGCTCGCATTGAAGCAGAATCCTTGGCGGAAAGTGCTGTCAATGCACATACTGCTTTAGTTGCTCAGGTCGAGCAAGATCTGCATGCAAGCTTTGAGAAGGAGCTTGCTAAGGAAAGGGAGAAGATAGAGGCTGTGGAAAAATTAGCTGAAGAAGCAAGGCTCGAATTGGAAAGACTTAGAAGTGAAAGAGTGGAAGAAAATAATGCTTTGATAAGAGGGCGTACTGTTGTTGAATCTGAAATGGAAGTGCTTTCAAGGCTAAGACATGAAGTGGAGGAGCAGTTACAGAGCCTTATGAGTAACAAGCTGGAGATATCTTTCGAGAGGGATAGGATAACCAAACTCCGGATGGAAGCAGAAAGCGAGAACCAGGTTATTGTCCAGTTGCAGTATGAGCTGGAAGTTGAGAGAAAGGCTTTGTCCATGGCCAG GGCATGGGCGGAGGAGGAAGCAAGAAAGGCTCGGGAGCAGGCCAGAGCTCTTGAGGAGGCCAGAGAGCGCTGGGAGCGGCATGGCATCAAAGTAGTAGTTGATGAAGATCTCCAAGATGATGCTTCTGCTGGAATTACATGGCTTACTGCTGGGAAGCAGCCTCCAAGTGATGAAACAATTACCAGAGCAGAGAGCCTGGTGGAGAAGCTCAAGGCAGCGGCTGCTGAAATAAAAGTTAGGTCTACAGCTGTTATCGAGAAAATAATACAAAAGATAGTCTTTCTAATTTCGGCTTTGAAGCATCGAGCATCTGAGGCTTCCAAGCATGCTTCAGAGCTCCAAAACAATGCAATCTCGAAGGTTAGAAACTCAATAGATGAGCTCCAGGAAAATGCCTCCACGTTCAGCTCAACTGTTGGCGACAGCGCAAGAAGGGTTGTTGAAGATTGCAGAAAAGGTGTCGAGAAAATAAATGCCTCTGAGTTCAGCTCAACCATTGGTGACAGGGCAAGAAAGGTTGTTGAAGATTGCAAAGGAAGTGTTGAGAAAATCACACAAAAGTTCAAGACATGA
- the LOC103717419 gene encoding uncharacterized protein LOC103717419 isoform X1, whose protein sequence is MASLRTPSFPNSLQLRFGLRCRESSSIFLRIPFRPSNLRIRLVFAADAAARDGGKGGSWNSSSGSLDSFAGWSDAESGGEDSQKKGRFGGILGAGLAGVFFAAGITFAILSLHSKSSSGGKMQMEPLTKEQEVLVTSDDTNAVADQAGDESNLLLPDKESKINYCNSDYETGAKENHFPRMEFNEDADEGRFDYIHQMGTSPMRDLKSSGDGVDAVHLASSEDVLEITPDVNSIPVPAGSNTSPAELSAYDIDFSYDTSDMKDSQSTTHSGTLDSVIGHDADKSTVTTVDLSSSNTHLVNHVSVHQDGNLCPAEMVDSEVPLDFTSEFESKLPSEKSTSNLILPESVDLVDSQVRVKGVTENADSVSQDQDIEQNGLLQHPAAASISHPLVHDINETTILETVIRPDFDQSEELMLSHDSISSPEGHKSNEITTSLAHSISVSSDPNENEPDLNSHNQIEKGSLSESLLPEKSWSHAGIPAPSLIPAALQVPPGKVLVPAVVDQVQGQALAALQVLKVIEVDVQPGELCTRREYARWLVSASSALSRNTLSKVYPAMYIENVSELAFDDITPEDPDFPYIQGLAEAGLISSKLSRSDLNGSVSGKQDSVIFSPDSPLSRQDLVSWKMALEKKQLPEVDRKHLYQCSGYIDIDKINPDAWPALAADLSAGEQSIITLAFGYIRLFQPDKPVTKAQAAIALATGDAAEVVSEELARIEAESLAESAVNAHTALVAQVEQDLHASFEKELAKEREKIEAVEKLAEEARLELERLRSERVEENNALIRGRTVVESEMEVLSRLRHEVEEQLQSLMSNKLEISFERDRITKLRMEAESENQVIVQLQYELEVERKALSMARAWAEEEARKAREQARALEEARERWERHGIKVVVDEDLQDDASAGITWLTAGKQPPSDETITRAESLVEKLKAAAAEIKVRSTAVIEKIIQKIVFLISALKHRASEASKHASELQNNAISKVRNSIDELQENASTFSSTVGDSARRVVEDCRKGVEKINASEFSSTIGDRARKVVEDCKGSVEKITQKFKT, encoded by the exons ATGGCGTCTTTGAGGACTCCTTCTTTTCCCAACTCTCTCCAGCTCCGATTCGGTCTCAGGTGTAGGGAATCCTCTTCGATCTTCCTCCGGATCCCATTCCGCCCGTCCAATCTCCGCATCCGTCTGGTGTTCGCCGCCGATGCGGCGGCGAGAGATGGAGGTAAAGGCGGTTCATGGAACAGCTCCAGTGGATCGCTGGATTCTTTCGCCGGATGGTCAGACGCCGAGAGTGGCGGCGAGGACTCGCAGAAAAAGGGACGATTTGGAG GGATTCTAGGAGCAGGACTGGCTGGAGTTTTCTTTGCTGCTGGCATTACATTTGCAATATTATCTCTTCACAGTAAGAGTTCTTCTG GTGGCAAAATGCAGATGGAGCCATTAACAAAAGAACAAGAAGTACTAGTAACTTCTGATGATACGAATGCAGTAGCTGATCAGGCTGGAGATGAATCTAATTTGCTGTTACCAGACAAAGAGAGTAAGATAAATTACTGCAATTCAGACTATGAGACAGGAGCAAAGGAGAACCATTTTCCTCGTATGGAATTTAATGAGGATGCCGATGAGGGCAGATTTGATTATATACACCAAATGGGGACTTCACCAATGCGAGATTTAAAATCATCTGGTGACGGTGTTGATGCTGTTCACCTAGCTTCAAGTGAAGATGTTCTGGAAATCACCCCAGATGTTAATAGCATTCCTGTACCTGCTGGTTCTAATACCAGCCCAGCTGAATTGTCTGCTTATGATATTGACTTTTCATATGATACATCTGATATGAAAGATTCACAGAGCACCACACATTCTGGCACTCTGGACTCGGTTATTGGACATGATGCAGACAAAAGCACTGTCACTACTGTTGACTTATCTTCTTCTAATACTCATTTGGTTAATCATGTAAGTGTTCATCAGGATGGAAATTTATGTCCAGCGGAAATGGTAGATTCTGAAGTTCCATTGGATTTCACAAGTGAGTTTGAAAGCAAACTTCCCAGTGAAAAATCAACATCCAATCTCATCTTACCAGAGTCAGTTGATCTTGTAGATTCCCAAGTTAGAGTTAAGGGTGTTACGGAGAATGCGGACTCTGTGTCACAGGATCAAGATATTGAGCAGAATGGTTTGCTGCAGCATCCTGCTGCTGCTAGCATTTCACATCCACTAGTACATGACATAAATGAAACTACTATATTGGAAACAGTCATTAGACCAGATTTTGATCAGAGTGAAGAACTGATGCTTTCACATGATTCTATCAGTTCTCCAGAAGGGCATAAATCAAATGAAATCACAACATCTTTAGCACATTCTATATCAGTATCTTCAGATCCTAATGAAAATGAACCTGATTTGAACAGTCATAATCAAATTGAAAAGGGCTCACTGTCTGAGTCACTATTGCCTGAGAAATCTTGGTCCCATGCTGGTATACCTGCTCCATCTCTTATCCCTGCAGCTCTACAGGTGCCTCCTGGAAAAGTTTTAGTTCCTGCAGTAGTTGACCAGGTTCAGGGGCAGGCACTGGCAGCACTGCAAGTTCTTAAG GTTATTGAGGTTGATGTTCAACCAGGTGAGTTGTGTACTCGTCGTGAGTATGCTCGTTGGTTGGTATCTGCAAGCAGTGCTCTTTCAAG GAACACACTTTCAAAAGTTTATCCTGCAATGTACATAGAGAACGTGTCTGAACTTGCATTTGATGATATCACTCCTGAAGATCCTGATTTCCCATATATTCAAG GCTTGGCAGAAGCTGGACTTATCTCTAGCAAGCTTTCAAGATCTGATTTGAATGGCTCTGTCAGTGGAAAGCAGGATTCTGTTATCTTCTCTCCTGACAG CCCTCTATCACGCCAAGATCTTGTGAGTTGGAAGATGGCTTTAGAAAAGAAGCAACTTCCAGAAGTTGACAGAAAG CATCTTTACCAGTGCTCTGGCTACATAGACATTGATAAAATAAACCCAGATGCTTGGCCTGCGTTGGCAGCTGACTTGTCTGCTGGAGAACAGAGCATTATTACCCTTGCCTTTG GTTATATTAGACTTTTTCAACCTGATAAACCTGTCACAAAAGCACAAGCTGCTATTGCGCTTGCAACTGGTGATGCTGCTGAGGTTGTCAGCGAAGAACTCGCTCGCATTGAAGCAGAATCCTTGGCGGAAAGTGCTGTCAATGCACATACTGCTTTAGTTGCTCAGGTCGAGCAAGATCTGCATGCAAGCTTTGAGAAGGAGCTTGCTAAGGAAAGGGAGAAGATAGAGGCTGTGGAAAAATTAGCTGAAGAAGCAAGGCTCGAATTGGAAAGACTTAGAAGTGAAAGAGTGGAAGAAAATAATGCTTTGATAAGAGGGCGTACTGTTGTTGAATCTGAAATGGAAGTGCTTTCAAGGCTAAGACATGAAGTGGAGGAGCAGTTACAGAGCCTTATGAGTAACAAGCTGGAGATATCTTTCGAGAGGGATAGGATAACCAAACTCCGGATGGAAGCAGAAAGCGAGAACCAGGTTATTGTCCAGTTGCAGTATGAGCTGGAAGTTGAGAGAAAGGCTTTGTCCATGGCCAG GGCATGGGCGGAGGAGGAAGCAAGAAAGGCTCGGGAGCAGGCCAGAGCTCTTGAGGAGGCCAGAGAGCGCTGGGAGCGGCATGGCATCAAAGTAGTAGTTGATGAAGATCTCCAAGATGATGCTTCTGCTGGAATTACATGGCTTACTGCTGGGAAGCAGCCTCCAAGTGATGAAACAATTACCAGAGCAGAGAGCCTGGTGGAGAAGCTCAAGGCAGCGGCTGCTGAAATAAAAGTTAGGTCTACAGCTGTTATCGAGAAAATAATACAAAAGATAGTCTTTCTAATTTCGGCTTTGAAGCATCGAGCATCTGAGGCTTCCAAGCATGCTTCAGAGCTCCAAAACAATGCAATCTCGAAGGTTAGAAACTCAATAGATGAGCTCCAGGAAAATGCCTCCACGTTCAGCTCAACTGTTGGCGACAGCGCAAGAAGGGTTGTTGAAGATTGCAGAAAAGGTGTCGAGAAAATAAATGCCTCTGAGTTCAGCTCAACCATTGGTGACAGGGCAAGAAAGGTTGTTGAAGATTGCAAAGGAAGTGTTGAGAAAATCACACAAAAGTTCAAGACATGA
- the LOC120108038 gene encoding receptor-like protein EIX2, with amino-acid sequence MTGHVVKLDLHYPYPYDGRRPDKSEVSPSLHLGHLNYLDLSMNNFSGAPIPDFIGSLAKLEYLILSNAGFGGTIPHQLGNLSNLLYLDLASNLHYSSDVDNLGWLPSIRFLQHLDMSNVNLSKASNWIHVINMLPSLSVLRLFRATLPSLPSTLPHVNLQQNNLSGPLPNQIGALQSLGYLDLGLNLLDGSIPASLGKLSALYYLNLAANSLAGALTEAHFANLTSLSSLDLSYNLLTVNCKLLTTIDLGNNKLSGRIPEWIGGSLLSLRVLRPRSNMLDGNIPWQLSLLSSLQVLDLADNKLSGTLPLSFGNFIAMIMIQNGGKLALFENMASYYIENIQINTKGSELMFTSVFSLVTSLDLSDNNIFGEIPEELTNFHGLHSLNLSGNHLTERIPINIGAMGQLEPLDLSMNNLSSIIPTSIAYLNFLEHLNLPYNNLSRRIPSGNQLQILNDPSIYISNQYLCGLPLPEKYPGDEPAECPIEKKTG; translated from the exons ATGACCGGACATGTCGTAAAGCTTGACCTCCACTACCCTTACCCATATGACGGACGTCGTCCTGATAAAAGTGAGGTAAGTCCTTCACTACACTTGGGACATCTGAATTATTTGGATTTGAGCATGAACAATTTTAGTGGTGCCCCAATCCCTGACTTCATTGGATCTCTTGCCAAGTTGGAGTATCTAATCCTCTCTAATGCTGGGTTTGGTGGAACAATCCCTCACCAACTCGGGAACCTCTCAAACTTGCTCTATCTTGATCTCGCTTCAAACCTTCACTACTCTTCGGATGTTGACAATCTTGGCTGGTTACCATCGATCCGTTTCCTGCAGCATCTTGACATGAGTAATGTCAACCTCTCAAAAGCATCCAACTGGATTCATGTGATCAATATGCTCCCTTCTCTTTCTGTCTTGCGTCTGTTTCGTGCTACTCTTCCTAGCCTTCCCTCTACACTACCCCATGTTAATTTGCAACAGAACAATCTTAGCGGTCCTTTGCCCAATCAGATTGGAGCACTCCAAAGTTTGGGCTATCTTGATCTTGGTTTAAATTTATTGGATGGTTCAATTCCTGCATCACTGGGGAAGTTATCTGCCCTATATTATCTGAATCTCGCAGCAAATTCCTTGGCAGGTGCACTGACTGAAGCCCACTTCGCCAACCTCACAAGCTTATCAAGTTTGGATCTGTCTTATAACTTATTGACAGTAAAT TGCAAGCTGCTGACTACTATTGATCTTGGCAATAATAAGTTGTCAGGTAGAATACCTGAATGGATTGGAGGGAGCCTCTTATCATTAAGGGTTCTCCGTCCGCGATCAAATATGTTAGATGGTAATATTCCTTGGCAACTGTCACTCCTTTCTTCTCTTCAGGTGTTGGATCTTGCTGATAACAAGCTTTCTGGAACTTTGCCACTATCATTTGGTAATTTCATAGCCATGATTATGATACAAAATGGGGGCAAACTTGCTCTTTTTGAAAATATGGCCTCCTATTACATTGAAAATATCCAGATAAACACGAAAGGTTCGGAACTCATGTTCACTAGTGTGTTCTCACTTGTGACAAGCTTAGACCTCTCCGACAACAATATTTTTGGGGAGATTCCTGAGGAGTTGACAAACTTTCATGGGCTTCATTCCTTGAACTTATCGGGGAATCATTTGACAGAAAGGATTCCGATCAATATTGGTGCCATGGGGCAATTGGAGCCACTTGATCTGTCGATGAACAACCTATCAAGCATAATTCCTACAAGCATCgcatatttgaattttttggagCACCTGAATTTGCCCTACAACAATCTATCAAGAAGGATTCCATCTGGCAACCAACTCCAAATCTTGAATGATCCATCCATCTACATTAGCAATCAATATCTTTGTGGACTGCCACTGCCAGAAAAATACCCCGGCGATGAACCTGCAGAATGtccaatagaaaaaaaaacaggatGA
- the LOC103717419 gene encoding uncharacterized protein LOC103717419 isoform X3 — translation MEQLQWIAGFFRRMVRRREWRRGLAEKGTIWSLFSGILGAGLAGVFFAAGITFAILSLHSKSSSGGKMQMEPLTKEQEVLVTSDDTNAVADQAGDESNLLLPDKESKINYCNSDYETGAKENHFPRMEFNEDADEGRFDYIHQMGTSPMRDLKSSGDGVDAVHLASSEDVLEITPDVNSIPVPAGSNTSPAELSAYDIDFSYDTSDMKDSQSTTHSGTLDSVIGHDADKSTVTTVDLSSSNTHLVNHVSVHQDGNLCPAEMVDSEVPLDFTSEFESKLPSEKSTSNLILPESVDLVDSQVRVKGVTENADSVSQDQDIEQNGLLQHPAAASISHPLVHDINETTILETVIRPDFDQSEELMLSHDSISSPEGHKSNEITTSLAHSISVSSDPNENEPDLNSHNQIEKGSLSESLLPEKSWSHAGIPAPSLIPAALQVPPGKVLVPAVVDQVQGQALAALQVLKVIEVDVQPGELCTRREYARWLVSASSALSRNTLSKVYPAMYIENVSELAFDDITPEDPDFPYIQGLAEAGLISSKLSRSDLNGSVSGKQDSVIFSPDSPLSRQDLVSWKMALEKKQLPEVDRKHLYQCSGYIDIDKINPDAWPALAADLSAGEQSIITLAFGYIRLFQPDKPVTKAQAAIALATGDAAEVVSEELARIEAESLAESAVNAHTALVAQVEQDLHASFEKELAKEREKIEAVEKLAEEARLELERLRSERVEENNALIRGRTVVESEMEVLSRLRHEVEEQLQSLMSNKLEISFERDRITKLRMEAESENQVIVQLQYELEVERKALSMARAWAEEEARKAREQARALEEARERWERHGIKVVVDEDLQDDASAGITWLTAGKQPPSDETITRAESLVEKLKAAAAEIKVRSTAVIEKIIQKIVFLISALKHRASEASKHASELQNNAISKVRNSIDELQENASTFSSTVGDSARRVVEDCRKGVEKINASEFSSTIGDRARKVVEDCKGSVEKITQKFKT, via the exons ATGGAACAGCTCCAGTGGATCGCTGGATTCTTTCGCCGGATGGTCAGACGCCGAGAGTGGCGGCGAGGACTCGCAGAAAAAGGGACGATTTGGAG TTTATTTTCAGGGATTCTAGGAGCAGGACTGGCTGGAGTTTTCTTTGCTGCTGGCATTACATTTGCAATATTATCTCTTCACAGTAAGAGTTCTTCTG GTGGCAAAATGCAGATGGAGCCATTAACAAAAGAACAAGAAGTACTAGTAACTTCTGATGATACGAATGCAGTAGCTGATCAGGCTGGAGATGAATCTAATTTGCTGTTACCAGACAAAGAGAGTAAGATAAATTACTGCAATTCAGACTATGAGACAGGAGCAAAGGAGAACCATTTTCCTCGTATGGAATTTAATGAGGATGCCGATGAGGGCAGATTTGATTATATACACCAAATGGGGACTTCACCAATGCGAGATTTAAAATCATCTGGTGACGGTGTTGATGCTGTTCACCTAGCTTCAAGTGAAGATGTTCTGGAAATCACCCCAGATGTTAATAGCATTCCTGTACCTGCTGGTTCTAATACCAGCCCAGCTGAATTGTCTGCTTATGATATTGACTTTTCATATGATACATCTGATATGAAAGATTCACAGAGCACCACACATTCTGGCACTCTGGACTCGGTTATTGGACATGATGCAGACAAAAGCACTGTCACTACTGTTGACTTATCTTCTTCTAATACTCATTTGGTTAATCATGTAAGTGTTCATCAGGATGGAAATTTATGTCCAGCGGAAATGGTAGATTCTGAAGTTCCATTGGATTTCACAAGTGAGTTTGAAAGCAAACTTCCCAGTGAAAAATCAACATCCAATCTCATCTTACCAGAGTCAGTTGATCTTGTAGATTCCCAAGTTAGAGTTAAGGGTGTTACGGAGAATGCGGACTCTGTGTCACAGGATCAAGATATTGAGCAGAATGGTTTGCTGCAGCATCCTGCTGCTGCTAGCATTTCACATCCACTAGTACATGACATAAATGAAACTACTATATTGGAAACAGTCATTAGACCAGATTTTGATCAGAGTGAAGAACTGATGCTTTCACATGATTCTATCAGTTCTCCAGAAGGGCATAAATCAAATGAAATCACAACATCTTTAGCACATTCTATATCAGTATCTTCAGATCCTAATGAAAATGAACCTGATTTGAACAGTCATAATCAAATTGAAAAGGGCTCACTGTCTGAGTCACTATTGCCTGAGAAATCTTGGTCCCATGCTGGTATACCTGCTCCATCTCTTATCCCTGCAGCTCTACAGGTGCCTCCTGGAAAAGTTTTAGTTCCTGCAGTAGTTGACCAGGTTCAGGGGCAGGCACTGGCAGCACTGCAAGTTCTTAAG GTTATTGAGGTTGATGTTCAACCAGGTGAGTTGTGTACTCGTCGTGAGTATGCTCGTTGGTTGGTATCTGCAAGCAGTGCTCTTTCAAG GAACACACTTTCAAAAGTTTATCCTGCAATGTACATAGAGAACGTGTCTGAACTTGCATTTGATGATATCACTCCTGAAGATCCTGATTTCCCATATATTCAAG GCTTGGCAGAAGCTGGACTTATCTCTAGCAAGCTTTCAAGATCTGATTTGAATGGCTCTGTCAGTGGAAAGCAGGATTCTGTTATCTTCTCTCCTGACAG CCCTCTATCACGCCAAGATCTTGTGAGTTGGAAGATGGCTTTAGAAAAGAAGCAACTTCCAGAAGTTGACAGAAAG CATCTTTACCAGTGCTCTGGCTACATAGACATTGATAAAATAAACCCAGATGCTTGGCCTGCGTTGGCAGCTGACTTGTCTGCTGGAGAACAGAGCATTATTACCCTTGCCTTTG GTTATATTAGACTTTTTCAACCTGATAAACCTGTCACAAAAGCACAAGCTGCTATTGCGCTTGCAACTGGTGATGCTGCTGAGGTTGTCAGCGAAGAACTCGCTCGCATTGAAGCAGAATCCTTGGCGGAAAGTGCTGTCAATGCACATACTGCTTTAGTTGCTCAGGTCGAGCAAGATCTGCATGCAAGCTTTGAGAAGGAGCTTGCTAAGGAAAGGGAGAAGATAGAGGCTGTGGAAAAATTAGCTGAAGAAGCAAGGCTCGAATTGGAAAGACTTAGAAGTGAAAGAGTGGAAGAAAATAATGCTTTGATAAGAGGGCGTACTGTTGTTGAATCTGAAATGGAAGTGCTTTCAAGGCTAAGACATGAAGTGGAGGAGCAGTTACAGAGCCTTATGAGTAACAAGCTGGAGATATCTTTCGAGAGGGATAGGATAACCAAACTCCGGATGGAAGCAGAAAGCGAGAACCAGGTTATTGTCCAGTTGCAGTATGAGCTGGAAGTTGAGAGAAAGGCTTTGTCCATGGCCAG GGCATGGGCGGAGGAGGAAGCAAGAAAGGCTCGGGAGCAGGCCAGAGCTCTTGAGGAGGCCAGAGAGCGCTGGGAGCGGCATGGCATCAAAGTAGTAGTTGATGAAGATCTCCAAGATGATGCTTCTGCTGGAATTACATGGCTTACTGCTGGGAAGCAGCCTCCAAGTGATGAAACAATTACCAGAGCAGAGAGCCTGGTGGAGAAGCTCAAGGCAGCGGCTGCTGAAATAAAAGTTAGGTCTACAGCTGTTATCGAGAAAATAATACAAAAGATAGTCTTTCTAATTTCGGCTTTGAAGCATCGAGCATCTGAGGCTTCCAAGCATGCTTCAGAGCTCCAAAACAATGCAATCTCGAAGGTTAGAAACTCAATAGATGAGCTCCAGGAAAATGCCTCCACGTTCAGCTCAACTGTTGGCGACAGCGCAAGAAGGGTTGTTGAAGATTGCAGAAAAGGTGTCGAGAAAATAAATGCCTCTGAGTTCAGCTCAACCATTGGTGACAGGGCAAGAAAGGTTGTTGAAGATTGCAAAGGAAGTGTTGAGAAAATCACACAAAAGTTCAAGACATGA